One genomic segment of Desulfocapsa sulfexigens DSM 10523 includes these proteins:
- a CDS encoding TatD family hydrolase: MELIDTHSHIDLPIFKNDFREVLHRARMAGVVAQVLPGVTRSGWNRILQLSDEEQDLFPAIGLHPMYLSDHGRDDLQLLQQRASAGDLVAIGEIGLDYFVKDCNRSAQQELFEAQLAIASKAALPVLLHVRKAHDQVQATLRRLHFTEGGIVHAFSGSLQQAEHYIKLGFLVSICGTITYDRATRIRSVAAALPLNSLVLETDSPDIPPASHHGERNSPEYLTEVALSLARLRDVPVSHIAEKTSNTVRALLSL, encoded by the coding sequence ATGGAGCTTATTGACACCCACAGCCATATCGACCTTCCCATCTTCAAGAATGATTTCCGGGAAGTACTTCATCGTGCCCGCATGGCTGGTGTGGTGGCTCAGGTTCTTCCCGGGGTCACTCGCAGTGGGTGGAACAGGATCCTCCAGTTATCAGATGAGGAACAGGATCTTTTCCCGGCCATCGGTCTGCATCCCATGTATTTGTCCGACCATGGCAGAGATGATTTGCAGCTGTTGCAGCAGAGGGCATCTGCTGGAGATCTCGTGGCCATAGGTGAAATAGGCCTCGATTATTTTGTGAAAGATTGCAATCGTTCTGCGCAGCAGGAGCTTTTTGAAGCGCAGCTTGCCATCGCCTCTAAAGCAGCGCTACCGGTATTGCTTCATGTACGTAAGGCCCATGACCAGGTGCAGGCCACACTCCGCCGGTTACATTTTACGGAGGGCGGGATTGTTCATGCCTTCAGCGGCAGTCTCCAGCAGGCTGAGCATTACATAAAACTTGGTTTTCTGGTCAGTATCTGTGGGACCATCACCTACGATCGTGCCACCAGGATTCGATCTGTTGCGGCAGCCCTTCCTTTGAACTCTCTGGTACTCGAAACCGATTCACCCGATATTCCTCCTGCTTCTCATCACGGTGAACGAAACAGCCCTGAATATTTGACCGAGGTGGCCCTGTCTCTTGCCCGGTTGCGTGATGTTCCTGTGAGTCATATTGCTGAAAAAACCTCAAATACTGTTCGTGCATTACTCAGTTTATAG
- a CDS encoding glycosyltransferase: protein MQNLNKTSPELETDVPLVSIVVPACNEATTLEPALSSVLQQDYPSLEIIVVDDRSTDATFAVITKLRQKYPQILVSQVKELPSGWLGKNHALSLGAKRAQGDILLFTDADIIMESSTISRAVAYFRHENLDHLSLIFRNLTPGGLLNAMIIDALGGLFLLLRPWNARKKNSTAFIGVGAFNMIRTRVYWELGGHSTFRMHPIDDIMLGKRVKQRGFTQDCLQGGDFVQVRWYGSVSEMVRGLMKNIFALYSYRISYVTVAVLGIILLTIVPVWGVLLTQGMIRVFFCAAILCRIAVFVCNSKWMGVQLTAVLWSLVTPYLTVYTVLRAVWTTLRNQGIDWRGTHYPLKELRKEEPLFPLWWR, encoded by the coding sequence ATGCAGAACCTGAACAAAACATCACCGGAACTGGAGACAGATGTTCCACTTGTCTCTATTGTTGTGCCAGCCTGTAACGAAGCCACAACGCTTGAGCCTGCCCTGTCCTCAGTCTTACAACAGGACTATCCCTCCTTAGAAATCATTGTTGTTGATGACCGTTCTACTGATGCTACTTTTGCAGTCATTACAAAATTGCGTCAGAAATATCCTCAGATTCTGGTAAGTCAGGTGAAAGAGCTCCCTTCGGGGTGGCTTGGGAAAAACCATGCTCTCTCTCTGGGTGCCAAAAGGGCTCAGGGGGATATTCTGCTTTTTACCGATGCCGATATTATTATGGAATCGTCCACAATTTCTCGGGCCGTGGCCTATTTCAGACATGAAAATCTCGATCATCTTTCCCTGATTTTTCGCAATCTGACCCCAGGTGGATTGCTCAATGCTATGATTATTGATGCACTGGGCGGTCTCTTTCTTCTTCTCAGGCCCTGGAATGCCAGAAAGAAAAACAGCACAGCATTTATCGGCGTGGGAGCCTTTAATATGATTCGCACCAGGGTCTACTGGGAACTGGGTGGGCATTCGACTTTTAGAATGCATCCAATCGATGATATAATGCTTGGGAAGAGAGTGAAACAGCGGGGTTTCACTCAGGATTGTTTACAGGGTGGAGATTTTGTGCAGGTTCGTTGGTATGGGAGTGTTTCTGAGATGGTTCGTGGATTGATGAAGAATATCTTTGCTCTTTACAGCTATCGAATTTCGTATGTTACGGTGGCTGTCCTGGGAATTATTCTGCTCACCATCGTTCCGGTATGGGGAGTTCTGCTAACGCAGGGAATGATAAGGGTGTTTTTTTGCGCTGCGATTCTGTGTCGTATTGCCGTTTTTGTCTGTAATTCTAAATGGATGGGTGTTCAGCTGACTGCAGTGCTCTGGTCTTTAGTGACACCTTATCTCACTGTGTATACAGTGTTGAGAGCTGTCTGGACAACTCTTCGCAACCAGGGTATCGACTGGCGTGGAACCCATTATCCTTTGAAGGAGTTAAGAAAGGAAGAGCCACTTTTTCCTCTTTGGTGGAGGTGA
- a CDS encoding O-acetyl-ADP-ribose deacetylase — protein sequence MSPVEIIRGDITTLEVDAIVNAANNSLLGGGGVDGAIHLAAGPELLKECEKIGGCPTGEARITKGYNLPAHYIIHTVGPVWQGGGYGESALLASCYQNCLHLAKSNNLSSIAFPAISCGVYGYPPDQACAIAIKETNSFLSASNTPFTILFCCYNDTIESEFNTLR from the coding sequence ATGAGTCCTGTTGAGATCATTCGCGGCGATATCACAACCCTTGAGGTGGATGCCATTGTAAATGCCGCCAACAATTCACTTTTGGGAGGTGGTGGAGTGGATGGCGCAATTCATCTGGCTGCAGGCCCTGAGCTTCTTAAAGAATGTGAAAAAATAGGTGGATGCCCCACGGGCGAGGCAAGAATTACCAAGGGCTACAACCTGCCAGCTCATTATATAATCCACACAGTCGGCCCGGTTTGGCAGGGAGGTGGTTATGGTGAATCCGCTTTACTTGCCTCCTGTTACCAGAATTGCTTACATCTTGCAAAAAGTAACAATCTCTCATCCATTGCTTTTCCAGCAATCAGTTGTGGCGTTTATGGCTATCCCCCTGATCAGGCCTGTGCCATCGCCATAAAAGAGACAAACAGCTTTCTTTCAGCAAGCAATACACCTTTTACCATTCTTTTTTGCTGTTATAACGATACAATCGAAAGTGAATTCAACACACTCAGGTGA
- a CDS encoding methyl-accepting chemotaxis protein → MTIKKKLLLLSVGLIALLSIAGFIQLRTILNIGSQWTDYQQTALKRQVQLAEIKSQFGYGGFIHNFKNHVLRGTQKYADRFMQNKDRMHQAFGAYEKLDLSSKEQTALLAVQEVATQYAKAIKTSLAMHKDGKTPMEIDMAVKIDDTPAFEAFEILEEHVHSLEKAAGDSLNETIKSLQILMAIVAAALFAFFILFSLVLLNVGKRLSLIQKTTQEMGKGNFTVPIVIDGNDEISSIGTALSAMSGGLLEMIGNVQQQSDALTSSSKLLSAISKALSSGTSEASSQAESVAAATEEMSSNMNSVAAASEEASTNVSLVASAIEEILASVEDEAAKTNKAQEITRQAVALAASSSGKVDALGAAAAEISKVTEAITEISEQTNLLALNATIEAARAGEAGKGFAVVANEIKELAKQTSQATGEIKSNISAIQNSTNETVKEIRQISTVIREVDSIVTEISTAVQEQSATSGEISQNVMQAAQGISEVNENVSQTSAVSAEIARNIAETSHIVSRLSGSGDEIEKTAGDLAGQVSILNELISRFRK, encoded by the coding sequence GTGACAATCAAGAAAAAACTTTTGTTGCTTTCAGTGGGCCTGATCGCATTGCTTTCCATAGCAGGTTTTATTCAGCTCCGTACAATTCTCAATATTGGCAGTCAATGGACAGATTACCAGCAGACAGCTCTGAAGAGGCAGGTTCAACTTGCTGAAATAAAATCGCAGTTCGGCTACGGTGGTTTTATTCACAATTTCAAGAATCATGTTTTGCGGGGTACTCAAAAATACGCTGATCGATTTATGCAAAATAAGGATCGTATGCACCAGGCTTTTGGGGCGTATGAAAAACTTGATCTTTCCTCTAAAGAACAGACAGCACTCTTGGCAGTCCAGGAAGTAGCTACGCAATATGCAAAGGCTATCAAGACATCTCTTGCCATGCACAAGGACGGTAAAACTCCAATGGAGATAGACATGGCAGTTAAGATTGATGATACTCCTGCATTTGAGGCTTTTGAAATATTGGAAGAACATGTTCATTCTCTGGAGAAAGCGGCTGGGGATTCTTTAAATGAAACCATTAAGTCATTACAAATATTGATGGCGATAGTTGCTGCTGCCCTGTTTGCTTTTTTTATTCTTTTTTCCCTGGTACTGCTGAACGTGGGGAAACGGCTTTCGCTTATTCAAAAGACGACACAGGAAATGGGAAAGGGAAATTTTACTGTGCCCATAGTCATTGATGGAAATGATGAAATCAGTTCCATTGGAACTGCTCTTTCAGCTATGTCTGGCGGTTTGCTGGAGATGATTGGTAATGTTCAGCAGCAGTCGGATGCCCTGACTTCTTCATCGAAACTCTTGTCGGCGATTTCCAAAGCTCTTTCGAGTGGGACGAGTGAGGCCTCCAGCCAGGCAGAGAGTGTTGCTGCAGCTACTGAAGAAATGAGCAGCAATATGAATTCTGTCGCTGCGGCAAGTGAAGAAGCATCCACCAATGTCAGTCTTGTTGCCAGTGCCATTGAAGAGATTCTTGCTTCGGTGGAGGATGAGGCGGCAAAGACCAATAAGGCACAGGAAATTACGCGACAGGCTGTAGCATTGGCGGCAAGTTCTTCTGGCAAAGTTGATGCTCTCGGGGCGGCTGCAGCAGAAATCAGCAAGGTAACCGAGGCTATTACAGAAATTTCAGAGCAGACGAATCTGCTCGCGCTGAATGCAACGATCGAAGCGGCAAGAGCCGGTGAGGCTGGAAAAGGATTTGCGGTTGTTGCAAACGAAATCAAGGAACTTGCGAAACAGACCTCCCAGGCAACTGGAGAGATTAAAAGTAATATTAGTGCAATTCAGAACTCAACGAATGAGACAGTGAAGGAGATTCGTCAGATCAGTACTGTCATTAGGGAGGTGGATAGTATCGTCACCGAAATCAGTACGGCTGTTCAGGAGCAAAGTGCAACCTCGGGTGAAATCTCACAGAATGTTATGCAGGCGGCACAGGGTATTTCTGAAGTGAATGAAAATGTGTCTCAAACATCCGCAGTATCGGCAGAAATTGCAAGGAATATAGCCGAGACCAGTCATATTGTTTCCCGTCTCTCCGGGAGTGGTGATGAGATAGAAAAGACCGCAGGTGATCTTGCTGGCCAGGTTTCCATCTTGAATGAACTAATCAGTAGATTCAGAAAATAG
- a CDS encoding alanine-zipper protein — MKNTVKVLALLIVIGLAGCASNKDLDAVKALAQQANATADEALRTARNAENTALEAKATADATDNKIERMAKEPKSLRK; from the coding sequence ATGAAGAATACTGTTAAAGTTCTTGCCCTACTCATTGTCATCGGTCTTGCAGGATGTGCCAGCAATAAAGATTTAGACGCTGTTAAAGCACTGGCTCAGCAGGCCAACGCTACCGCTGACGAAGCTTTGCGGACGGCTCGTAATGCTGAAAATACTGCCCTGGAGGCCAAAGCAACAGCTGACGCCACAGATAATAAAATTGAACGTATGGCAAAGGAACCAAAATCATTGCGTAAATAA
- the ppx gene encoding exopolyphosphatase: MQEQPQPQQHLAAIDLGSNSFHMVVARIEDGHIHILDNLKEMVRLGAGLDEKGWLSEESRKRALSCLERFSERVNGFPPGSVAAVGTKTLRQAKNARLFLESANEILGHPISVIAGKEEARLVYLGVSHSLVAEDGKRFVMDIGGGSTELIIGEDFEPLLLRSLDMGCVSMSRRFFENGNLNKKCWKKAGIKSHLLLRPVRRYFQKVDWKSATGASGTIKAVAKVVNELGLESYAITLDSMYAIRDKMIEAGHLDNLDLPGLKSDRKPVFAGGLAILIATFEALKIETMQVSDGALREGLLYERLGRIQSEDTRLKTVSSVQHRFQISTKHARRVSLTAHRLLSGCEKEWNLKLEDAESLHWASSLHEIGLAVSLSGYQKHGAYLLVNADLPGFSLEEQAWMSVLVRCHRKKISKKLFMDLAPETQRTALRLVVLLRLATLLHRSRKEKTAVIENIIATKNGLTLQFAKNELVKHPLQLASLKQEAKYLQNVDFELKFSS, encoded by the coding sequence GTGCAGGAACAACCACAACCACAACAGCATCTAGCCGCAATCGATCTCGGCTCCAACAGTTTTCATATGGTTGTAGCCCGAATCGAAGACGGCCATATTCACATTCTTGACAACCTCAAGGAAATGGTACGCCTGGGAGCAGGACTCGACGAAAAGGGATGGTTATCAGAAGAATCCCGCAAGCGTGCCCTCTCCTGCCTTGAACGTTTCAGTGAACGTGTCAACGGTTTTCCCCCGGGAAGTGTGGCTGCCGTTGGCACAAAAACTCTGCGTCAGGCTAAGAATGCCCGTCTTTTTTTAGAAAGCGCCAATGAGATTTTAGGGCATCCCATCTCTGTGATTGCTGGAAAAGAAGAAGCCCGCCTCGTCTACCTGGGCGTCTCCCATTCCCTCGTTGCTGAAGATGGCAAACGATTTGTCATGGATATCGGTGGCGGCAGCACTGAGCTCATTATCGGTGAAGACTTCGAGCCACTTCTCCTGCGCAGCCTTGATATGGGCTGCGTAAGTATGAGCCGCAGATTTTTCGAGAACGGCAATCTCAACAAAAAATGCTGGAAAAAAGCCGGGATCAAATCACACCTGTTACTGCGTCCGGTAAGACGCTATTTTCAGAAAGTCGACTGGAAATCTGCCACGGGAGCATCTGGAACGATTAAAGCCGTTGCCAAAGTCGTGAATGAACTGGGGCTTGAATCCTATGCCATCACCCTGGACAGTATGTACGCCATACGGGATAAAATGATAGAGGCCGGACACCTCGACAATCTGGATCTGCCTGGTTTAAAGAGTGACCGCAAACCTGTTTTTGCGGGAGGCCTTGCTATCCTGATTGCAACCTTTGAAGCACTGAAAATTGAAACTATGCAGGTTTCTGATGGTGCCCTGCGTGAAGGCCTGCTGTATGAACGACTGGGTCGCATCCAGAGTGAGGACACTCGCCTGAAAACCGTATCTAGTGTGCAACACCGTTTTCAAATCAGTACAAAACATGCAAGAAGAGTGAGCCTGACGGCACACCGTCTCCTGAGTGGCTGTGAAAAGGAATGGAACCTGAAACTGGAAGATGCCGAATCACTGCACTGGGCAAGCAGTTTACATGAAATCGGCCTCGCCGTTTCACTCAGTGGATATCAGAAACATGGCGCATACCTGCTGGTCAACGCTGACTTACCGGGGTTTTCTCTTGAAGAACAGGCCTGGATGAGTGTTCTGGTGCGTTGCCATCGAAAAAAAATATCAAAGAAGCTCTTCATGGATTTAGCTCCCGAGACCCAGCGGACAGCATTAAGACTGGTGGTGCTGCTTCGCCTGGCAACACTGCTGCATCGTTCCCGAAAAGAGAAAACAGCCGTTATTGAAAACATCATCGCAACCAAAAATGGCCTGACCCTTCAATTTGCAAAAAATGAGCTAGTCAAACATCCCCTGCAACTTGCCAGTCTTAAACAGGAGGCAAAATATCTGCAGAATGTTGATTTTGAACTCAAATTTTCTTCATGA
- a CDS encoding mechanosensitive ion channel family protein, whose translation MSITGMAAGDPAPVGQAKEAVVTPKVAVDVVNPDTYVQALQMLKDWGMVNGPHLLLALVIFVVGRWVARWITDVARQAFRRANVEPTLRRFLCKLIYYALLAGVIIAAAGELGIETTSFLAIVGAAGLAIGLALKDSLSNFASGVMLILFKPFKVNDAVTAGGVTGTVQQIDIFSTIILTPDNQRIIVPNSGIISGVITNINAEDTRRIDLVVGIGYDDDIRLAKTTLEDLVKADSRILTDPAPAVAVAELADSSVNLIVRPWVKTEDYGAVRFDLTESIKLTFDEKGISFPYPQQDVHMFQATK comes from the coding sequence ATGTCAATTACAGGTATGGCAGCCGGTGATCCAGCACCAGTTGGGCAGGCAAAAGAAGCTGTGGTAACACCCAAGGTAGCAGTCGATGTCGTAAATCCGGACACCTATGTACAGGCCTTACAGATGTTAAAAGACTGGGGTATGGTAAATGGGCCACACCTCCTTCTGGCTCTGGTAATTTTTGTTGTTGGTCGCTGGGTTGCCAGGTGGATTACAGATGTGGCGAGACAGGCTTTTAGGAGGGCAAATGTTGAACCAACCCTGCGGCGTTTTCTCTGTAAGCTTATCTATTATGCACTTCTTGCAGGCGTTATTATTGCTGCAGCTGGAGAACTTGGTATAGAAACAACATCCTTTCTTGCCATAGTCGGTGCAGCGGGTCTTGCCATTGGTCTGGCTTTGAAAGATTCCCTGTCCAATTTCGCTTCCGGGGTAATGCTTATACTGTTTAAGCCCTTTAAGGTGAATGATGCTGTGACGGCTGGTGGTGTGACCGGAACGGTGCAACAGATTGACATCTTCAGTACTATCATTTTAACTCCTGATAATCAGAGGATTATTGTTCCTAACAGCGGCATCATCTCCGGCGTTATCACAAATATTAATGCCGAAGATACCCGTCGTATCGATCTGGTTGTGGGAATCGGCTATGATGATGATATCCGTCTGGCCAAAACTACCCTGGAAGATCTAGTGAAGGCTGATTCCAGAATCCTTACCGATCCGGCTCCAGCCGTTGCAGTGGCCGAACTTGCGGATTCAAGCGTCAACCTTATAGTTCGTCCCTGGGTAAAGACAGAGGATTACGGCGCTGTGCGTTTTGACCTCACGGAAAGTATAAAACTGACTTTTGACGAAAAGGGTATTTCCTTTCCATATCCACAGCAGGATGTGCATATGTTTCAGGCGACTAAGTGA
- a CDS encoding rubredoxin, producing the protein MSRPEEMYQCQTVDCGYVYDPARGDKRRKISPGTSFDDLPEDWHCPSCGAGKKMFRPLAGPGSVVAEQS; encoded by the coding sequence ATGTCCAGACCGGAAGAAATGTATCAATGTCAGACCGTTGATTGTGGATACGTATATGATCCCGCCAGGGGGGATAAGAGGAGGAAAATTTCTCCAGGAACATCCTTTGACGATCTTCCAGAGGATTGGCATTGTCCGAGCTGTGGTGCAGGAAAGAAAATGTTCCGTCCCCTGGCCGGGCCGGGGAGTGTGGTGGCAGAGCAGAGCTGA
- a CDS encoding asparaginase domain-containing protein: protein MKIIIYTTGGTIDKVYFDQKSEYQVGDPQANGVLERANVVLDYVVESIMKKDSLDFTDEDRELIRRKVESSSFERIVITHGTDTMIATAKVLKGISDKTIVMTGSMYPAQFRDSDAVFNIGCAVTAAQTLGPGVYIAMNGCIFMPDHARKNVEKNRFEEQTDNKAG, encoded by the coding sequence ATGAAAATTATAATTTATACAACAGGTGGCACTATCGACAAGGTGTACTTTGACCAGAAGTCAGAGTATCAGGTTGGAGATCCACAGGCGAATGGTGTTTTGGAGCGAGCTAATGTTGTTCTGGACTACGTGGTTGAATCAATAATGAAAAAAGACAGTCTTGATTTTACCGATGAAGATCGTGAGCTGATAAGAAGAAAAGTAGAGTCTTCTTCATTTGAAAGGATTGTTATCACCCACGGCACTGATACGATGATTGCTACTGCAAAAGTCCTTAAGGGTATTTCAGATAAAACGATCGTAATGACTGGCTCGATGTATCCGGCTCAATTTCGAGACAGTGATGCAGTGTTCAACATAGGGTGTGCTGTAACTGCGGCTCAGACGCTTGGACCCGGTGTGTATATAGCAATGAATGGCTGCATATTTATGCCGGATCATGCCAGGAAGAATGTAGAAAAGAACAGGTTTGAAGAACAAACAGATAACAAAGCTGGTTGA
- a CDS encoding bifunctional GNAT family N-acetyltransferase/carbon-nitrogen hydrolase family protein: MLNETIDHKLKLRGLQFSDYSEIDAIMKQAYSGMGGSWTPDEIERLLTVFPDGQICIEDNGKVVAAALTLIVNYSKIEDDHSYDDIVDQGKFSSNDPEGDYLYGIDVFVHPDYRGMRLGRRLYDARKELCQQRNLKGIIAGGRIPGYAKYAKELTPDQYIDKVRKREIVDQVLTFQLSNDFHPKRAIRNYIPEDTRSKSYAVLLEWNNIFYENKKRMIWGRKSNARISVVQWQMRLFPSTEDLLQQIDFFVDAAAGYKVDLLLFPEMFNAPLLANFDQQNPAMAMRSLAESTDALRESMLQMAMKYNINIVTGSLPIYEDGKLYNVAFLCRRDGTWDSQYKLHITPDESEWWGFNGGNELKVFDTDIGKIGILICFDVEFPELPRMLVDKGIKLLLVPYWTDTKNGYLRVRRCAQARAIENECYVAITGSVGNLPKVENMDIQYSQSAIFTPSDFAFPHDAVAAEATPNTEMTLLADLDLDLLKEIRTQGSVQNLASRRSDLYEIRWLK, from the coding sequence GTGCTAAACGAAACCATAGATCATAAACTCAAGCTCAGAGGTCTGCAGTTCTCTGACTACAGTGAAATAGATGCAATAATGAAACAGGCCTATTCCGGCATGGGAGGCTCCTGGACACCAGATGAAATAGAAAGGCTCCTTACAGTGTTTCCGGATGGGCAGATTTGTATTGAGGATAACGGAAAAGTTGTCGCAGCAGCTTTGACGCTCATTGTTAATTATTCAAAAATTGAAGACGACCATTCCTATGATGATATTGTTGATCAGGGGAAATTTAGCAGTAATGATCCGGAAGGCGATTACCTGTACGGTATAGACGTATTTGTCCATCCAGATTACCGCGGTATGCGTCTTGGCAGGCGTCTCTATGATGCCCGTAAAGAGCTGTGTCAGCAGCGTAACCTTAAAGGAATTATCGCCGGTGGACGTATACCCGGTTATGCAAAATACGCAAAAGAACTCACCCCGGATCAATATATAGACAAGGTTCGCAAAAGAGAAATTGTAGATCAGGTGTTGACCTTTCAGCTCTCCAATGATTTTCACCCCAAGAGAGCTATCAGGAATTATATTCCCGAAGATACCCGTTCAAAAAGCTATGCTGTTCTTCTGGAGTGGAACAACATCTTTTATGAAAACAAAAAACGGATGATCTGGGGGAGAAAATCAAACGCCCGCATAAGTGTTGTGCAGTGGCAGATGCGTTTATTCCCAAGTACAGAAGATCTCCTCCAGCAGATTGACTTCTTTGTGGATGCTGCAGCTGGTTATAAGGTTGACCTGCTCCTTTTTCCTGAGATGTTCAACGCACCATTGCTCGCAAACTTTGATCAGCAGAATCCTGCCATGGCAATGCGTTCTCTTGCGGAGTCAACTGACGCCCTCAGGGAATCGATGCTGCAAATGGCCATGAAGTACAATATTAATATCGTTACCGGCAGTCTGCCTATTTATGAAGATGGAAAACTCTACAATGTTGCTTTTCTTTGTAGACGCGACGGCACCTGGGACTCTCAGTACAAACTTCATATCACTCCTGATGAATCTGAATGGTGGGGGTTTAATGGAGGAAATGAGTTGAAAGTTTTTGATACCGATATCGGGAAGATCGGTATTCTTATCTGTTTCGATGTTGAGTTCCCGGAGTTGCCACGCATGCTCGTTGACAAAGGAATCAAGCTCCTGCTGGTGCCATACTGGACAGACACCAAAAATGGGTATCTCCGAGTCAGGCGCTGTGCCCAGGCCCGTGCGATTGAAAACGAGTGCTATGTGGCGATTACCGGCAGTGTCGGTAACCTCCCGAAGGTGGAGAACATGGATATCCAATATTCCCAGTCAGCTATTTTCACTCCTTCCGATTTTGCCTTTCCGCATGATGCAGTGGCGGCAGAAGCAACTCCGAATACGGAGATGACACTGCTTGCAGATCTTGATCTGGATCTTTTAAAAGAAATCAGGACCCAGGGAAGCGTACAAAATCTGGCTAGTCGCAGGAGTGATTTGTACGAGATCAGATGGCTTAAATAA
- a CDS encoding helix-turn-helix domain-containing protein yields MSKIKYPYHVRLPKYIGPAIKDARKKKQWTQKDLADYTATSVKFISNIEQGKTTAQLDKVFDLIRTVGLRVYLTEGDIDK; encoded by the coding sequence ATGTCAAAAATTAAATATCCATATCATGTGCGCCTACCCAAATACATTGGCCCGGCAATCAAGGATGCTCGTAAAAAAAAGCAATGGACCCAAAAGGACCTTGCTGACTACACCGCAACGAGCGTGAAGTTTATAAGTAATATCGAGCAGGGCAAAACCACAGCACAACTTGATAAAGTTTTTGATTTGATACGTACCGTAGGGCTGAGAGTTTACCTAACCGAAGGAGATATCGACAAATGA
- a CDS encoding C-GCAxxG-C-C family protein, which produces MAVGLEKINKYDENVIAAVGTFGGGIASSGSVCGTLLGAVAAVSSLHSRGSLDEKENPRMWGVSNKLIKQFDTLTEPYGGRNCRDIARINWSDRDAVKNYYGNPESTRKDCVQLVGDLAFFLGTLLEKEMARLEEI; this is translated from the coding sequence CTGGCCGTGGGCCTGGAAAAAATAAACAAATACGACGAAAATGTGATTGCAGCCGTTGGTACATTTGGCGGTGGCATTGCCAGTTCCGGCTCTGTCTGCGGAACATTACTTGGTGCAGTAGCAGCAGTCTCTTCGCTTCACAGCAGAGGCAGCCTTGACGAAAAAGAGAACCCTCGAATGTGGGGTGTAAGCAATAAACTTATAAAACAATTTGATACGTTAACAGAACCCTATGGCGGACGAAATTGCCGTGATATTGCCCGGATCAACTGGTCAGACCGCGATGCTGTAAAAAACTACTACGGCAACCCGGAATCTACCAGAAAAGATTGTGTGCAACTTGTAGGTGATCTTGCCTTTTTTCTTGGTACATTGCTGGAAAAGGAAATGGCACGATTGGAAGAAATATGA